A region from the Toxotes jaculatrix isolate fToxJac2 chromosome 2, fToxJac2.pri, whole genome shotgun sequence genome encodes:
- the hipk1a gene encoding homeodomain-interacting protein kinase 1 isoform X3, translating to MSDRRRCVQASNTDMASQLQVFSSPSVSSSAYSRSKRLKVENPAWDVSNQLGDNSYYQQSPTQGAAPSTSGSNFNPVYNPNQVHPPTAGSREQTVVRAADSTGSLRGPPSSSSSSSSSRRVKDAESSSQPCDLYHKQYSLKRKSEEVDSSDSVQILEELSAPVVSNRTGGGGGTTTAQSIAHSTSTTKSSNSHSEGDYQLVQHEILCSMSNSYEVLEFLGRGTFGQVAKCWKRGTNEIVAIKILKNHPSYARQGQIEVSILSRLSTENADEFNFVRSYECFQHKNHTCLVFEMLEQNLYDFLKHSKFSPLLLKCIRPILQQVATALMKLKSLGLIHADLKPENIMLVDPLRQPYRVKVIDFGSASHVSKAVCSTYLQSRYYRAPEIILGLPFCEAIDMWSLGCVIAELFLGWPLYPGASEYDQIRYISQTQGLPAEYLLSAGTKTSRFFNRGPDSSYPLWRLKTPSEHEAEMGIKSKEARKYIFNCLDDMMQVNMTNLEGTDILAEKADRREFIDLLKKMLTLDADKRITPMKTLNHPFVTMTHLLHFPHSSHVKSCFQNMDICKRRCSAFENGKNMFASNSTPSAATNLTVTFSSQLNQHNQMASTGGQSLSLSSNVPLLNYQPGLYQQATINIPGLTQQGVPLQTRPTQLCAQTEPFQQTLIVCPPTIQGLQTSNKPSGYPVRMDNSVPLVPQNQSSQSLHIQPGMLAQGWPAGTQQILIPSTWQQMPGMAIHNPGQTVVPDSPMGAPVSDSQQASGWRGRHGSQYDGVSQQDSGVGRHAASQNHNSGAAHSRAQQGKRSKARHAESRARPVSSVHSTTTVVHNTSTFAGDQSQPIVISDTPSPAVSIITIHSDSEDEDDRKFPAACSGTSQRTNVISCVTVHDSHDSDSSTSSPLSPKTTSQPTKSLAIIMPSVKSQPGESTTHKAPAAPDQATSGSGKSKKGSTQQSSRPGDSNTDRHQRAASSRSQPLNLSQVQQAVMSSSHDQTGSSSSLRRQPTYPPPVSSHSSYRLHENALFSSTPNLYAYPASAALASVSQAVDQMQGGSSRHSRASGAYSSLALLQKNGSLALGASAPGQYGNHTHHHQQQQQQQQQQQQLGGQPFHRSSAAYQRKLNQYPYL from the exons ATGTCAGATCGGCGACGGTGTGTTCAGGCATCAAATACAG ACATGGCGTCTCAGCTCCAGGtgttctcctctccctctgtgtcctccaGTGCCTACTCTCGTTCAAAGAGGCTCAAAGTAGAGAACCCTGCCTGGGATGTGTCCAACCAGCTGGGAGACAACAGTTACTATCAGCAGAGTCCCACCCAGGGAGCTGCACCCTCCACGTCCGGCTCCAACTTCAACCCAGTGTACAACCCCAACCAGGTGCATCCGCCAACTGCAGGCTCCCGGGAGCAGACAGTGGTGCGGGCAGCAGACAGCACAGGTAGCCTCCGCggacctccctcctcctcctcgtcctcctcctctagCCGTCGTGTCAAGGATGCAGAGTCTTCCTCCCAGCCGTGCGACCTCTACCACAAGCAGTACAGCTTGAAGCGGAAAAGCGAGGAGGTGGACAGCAGCGACAGCGTCCAGATACTGGAGGAGCTCTCGGCTCCTGTGGTCTCAAACCGTAcgggtggtggaggggggacCACCACAGCTCAGTCCATAGCACATTCCACTTCTACTACGAAGAGCAGCAACTCCCACAGTGAGGGCGACTACCAGCTGGTCCAGCATGAGATTCTGTGCTCGATGTCCAACAGCTACGAGGTGCTCGAGTTCCTGGGACGCGGTACCTTCGGCCAGGTGGCAAAATGCTGGAAGCGCGGCACAAATGAGATAGTGGCTATTAAAATCTTGAAGAACCATCCCTCTTATGCTCGACAAGGTCAAATAGAA GTGAGCATCCTCAGCAGGCTGAGCACAGAGAACGCCGACGAGTTCAACTTTGTCCGCTCATACGAGTGTTTCCAGCACAAGAACCACACGTGCCTTGTGTTTGAGATGCTGGAGCAGAACCTCTACGACTTTCTGAAGCACAGCAAGTTCAGCCCCCTGCTGCTCAAGTGTATTCGGCCTATCCTGCAGCAGGTTGCCACAGCGCTGATGAAGCTGAAAAGCCTGGGGCTGATCCACGCCGACCTGAAGCCTGAAAACATTATGCTGGTGGATCCCTTGAGGCAGCCGTACAGAGTGAAGGTCATCGATTTTGGCTCCGCCAGCCACGTGTCCAAAGCAGTTTGCTCCACCTACTTGCAGTCTAGATACTACAG AGCTCCAGAGATCATTCTGGGCCTTCCTTTCTGTGAAGCGATTGACATGTGGTCTTTGGGATGTGTCATTGCCGAACTGTTTTTGGGATGGCCCCTCTATCCTGGTGCCTCAGAGTATGACCAg ATACGTTACATTTCCCAGACCCAGGGCCTTCCAGCAGAGTACCTGCTGAGTGCAGGAACCAAGACCAGCCGCTTTTTCAACAGAGGCCCTGACTCGAGCTATCCCCTCTGGAGACTGAAA ACACCCTCAGAGCACGAGGCAGAGATGGGGATCAAGTCAAAGGAGGCAAGAAAATACATCTTCAACTGTCTCGATGATATGATGCAG GTGAACATGACAAACCTGGAGGGGACGGACATCTTGGCAGAGAAGGCGGACCGGCGGGAGTTCATAGACCTGCTGAAGAAGATGCTGACATTAGACGCAGACAAACGGATCACGCCCATGAAGACTCTGAACCACCCCTTCGTTACCATGACACATCTGCTGCACTTCCCTCACAGCTCACA tgTGAAGTCCTGCTTCCAAAATATGGATATATGCAAACGCAGGTGCAGCGCATTTGAGAATGGAAAAAACATGTTTGCCAGCAACAGTACCCCGAGTGCAGCCACCAACCTCACTGTCACCTTTAGTAGCCAACTAAACCAGCACAATCAG ATGGCCTCTACAGGAGGTCAGTCCCTGTCCCTCAGCAGTAACGTCCCGTTGTTGAACTACCAGCCTGGCCTCTACCAGCAGGCCACCATAAATATCCCTGGCCTGACCCAGCAGGGCGTGCCCCTGCAGACCAGACCCACCCAGCTCTGCGCCCAGACTGAGCCCTTCCAGCAAACGCTCATAGTTTGCCCCCCCACCATCCAGG GCCTTCAAACATCCAATAAGCCCTCTGGTTATCCGGTGAGGATGGACAACTCTGTACCCTTGGTTCCGCAGAACCAGTCGTCCCAGTCTCTTCACATCCAGCCCGGCATGCTGGCACAG GGCTGGCCAGCAGGCACGCAGCAGATACTCATCCCTTCCACATGGCAGCAGATGCCAGGCATGGCCATCCACAACCCCGGGCAGACCGTCGTGCCTGACTCACCTATGGGAGCCCCTGTCTCTGACAGTCAACAAGCTTCTGGCTGGAG gggtCGTCATGGCAGCCAGTACGATGGGGTCAGCCAGCAGGACTCTGGTGTTGGCCGTCACGCTGCCTCCCAAAACCACAACTCAGGGGCTGCTCACTCAAGAGCCCAACAGGGCAAGAGGTCAAAGGCTCGACATGCCGAGAGCAGAGCCAG gCCTGTGTCATCGGTGCATTCAACCACCACTGTGGTCCACAACACTTCTACTTTTGCTGGTGACCAGTCTCAGCCCATCGTCATCTCTGACACGCCAAGTCCTGCCGTCAGCATCATCACCATCCACAGCGACTCggaggatgaggatgacagGAAGTTCCCTGCTGCTTG CTCTGGAACGAGCCAGAGGACCAACGTGATCAGCTGTGTGACAGTTCACGACTCCCATGACTCTGACTCCTCCACCAGCAGCCCCCTCAGCCCCAAGACCACCTCACAGCCCACCAAGTCTCTGGCCATTATCATGCCCTCTGTGAAGAGCCAGCCTGGAGAGAGCACAACCCACaaagctccagcagctccag ATCAAGCTACAAGTGGCTCTGGGAAGTCGAAGAAGGGGTCGACTCAGCAGTCGAGTCGGCCTGGAGATTCCAACACCGATCGCCATCAACGGGCCGCATCCAGCAGATCTCAGCCTCTTAACCTGAGCCAG GTACAGCAGGCTGTGATGTCATCGTCCCATGACCAAACAGGAAGCAGTAGTTCCCTGAGGCGGCAGCCCACGTACCCGCCTCCTGTCTCCTCCCACTCATCCTACCGGCTTCATGAGAACGCCCTCTTCAGCTCGACCCCCAACCTGTACGCCTACCCAGCATCTGCCGCCCTGGCATCCGTGTCCCAGGCCGTGGACCAGATGCAGGGTGGCTCGTCCCGCCACAGCAGAGCGAGCGGGGCGTACTCTTCCCTGGCGCTGCTCCAGAAGAACGGCAGCTTAGCCCTGGGAGCGTCTGCTCCGGGACAGTACGGCAACCACACCCACCAccatcagcaacagcagcagcagcagcagcagcagcagcagctgggagGGCAGCCTTTCCACCGCTCCAGCGCTGCTTACCAACGAAAGCTCAACCAGTATCCCTACCTGTAA
- the hipk1a gene encoding homeodomain-interacting protein kinase 1 isoform X1, with protein sequence MSDRRRCVQASNTDMASQLQVFSSPSVSSSAYSRSKRLKVENPAWDVSNQLGDNSYYQQSPTQGAAPSTSGSNFNPVYNPNQVHPPTAGSREQTVVRAADSTGSLRGPPSSSSSSSSSRRVKDAESSSQPCDLYHKQYSLKRKSEEVDSSDSVQILEELSAPVVSNRTGGGGGTTTAQSIAHSTSTTKSSNSHSEGDYQLVQHEILCSMSNSYEVLEFLGRGTFGQVAKCWKRGTNEIVAIKILKNHPSYARQGQIEVSILSRLSTENADEFNFVRSYECFQHKNHTCLVFEMLEQNLYDFLKHSKFSPLLLKCIRPILQQVATALMKLKSLGLIHADLKPENIMLVDPLRQPYRVKVIDFGSASHVSKAVCSTYLQSRYYRAPEIILGLPFCEAIDMWSLGCVIAELFLGWPLYPGASEYDQIRYISQTQGLPAEYLLSAGTKTSRFFNRGPDSSYPLWRLKTPSEHEAEMGIKSKEARKYIFNCLDDMMQVNMTNLEGTDILAEKADRREFIDLLKKMLTLDADKRITPMKTLNHPFVTMTHLLHFPHSSHVKSCFQNMDICKRRCSAFENGKNMFASNSTPSAATNLTVTFSSQLNQHNQMASTGGQSLSLSSNVPLLNYQPGLYQQATINIPGLTQQGVPLQTRPTQLCAQTEPFQQTLIVCPPTIQGLQTSNKPSGYPVRMDNSVPLVPQNQSSQSLHIQPGMLAQASFDPLLVGSLYASVAGMPHLGSVQLPVGCRGGSLYSFLDENAAMLQGWPAGTQQILIPSTWQQMPGMAIHNPGQTVVPDSPMGAPVSDSQQASGWRGRHGSQYDGVSQQDSGVGRHAASQNHNSGAAHSRAQQGKRSKARHAESRARPVSSVHSTTTVVHNTSTFAGDQSQPIVISDTPSPAVSIITIHSDSEDEDDRKFPAACSGTSQRTNVISCVTVHDSHDSDSSTSSPLSPKTTSQPTKSLAIIMPSVKSQPGESTTHKAPAAPDQATSGSGKSKKGSTQQSSRPGDSNTDRHQRAASSRSQPLNLSQVQQAVMSSSHDQTGSSSSLRRQPTYPPPVSSHSSYRLHENALFSSTPNLYAYPASAALASVSQAVDQMQGGSSRHSRASGAYSSLALLQKNGSLALGASAPGQYGNHTHHHQQQQQQQQQQQQLGGQPFHRSSAAYQRKLNQYPYL encoded by the exons ATGTCAGATCGGCGACGGTGTGTTCAGGCATCAAATACAG ACATGGCGTCTCAGCTCCAGGtgttctcctctccctctgtgtcctccaGTGCCTACTCTCGTTCAAAGAGGCTCAAAGTAGAGAACCCTGCCTGGGATGTGTCCAACCAGCTGGGAGACAACAGTTACTATCAGCAGAGTCCCACCCAGGGAGCTGCACCCTCCACGTCCGGCTCCAACTTCAACCCAGTGTACAACCCCAACCAGGTGCATCCGCCAACTGCAGGCTCCCGGGAGCAGACAGTGGTGCGGGCAGCAGACAGCACAGGTAGCCTCCGCggacctccctcctcctcctcgtcctcctcctctagCCGTCGTGTCAAGGATGCAGAGTCTTCCTCCCAGCCGTGCGACCTCTACCACAAGCAGTACAGCTTGAAGCGGAAAAGCGAGGAGGTGGACAGCAGCGACAGCGTCCAGATACTGGAGGAGCTCTCGGCTCCTGTGGTCTCAAACCGTAcgggtggtggaggggggacCACCACAGCTCAGTCCATAGCACATTCCACTTCTACTACGAAGAGCAGCAACTCCCACAGTGAGGGCGACTACCAGCTGGTCCAGCATGAGATTCTGTGCTCGATGTCCAACAGCTACGAGGTGCTCGAGTTCCTGGGACGCGGTACCTTCGGCCAGGTGGCAAAATGCTGGAAGCGCGGCACAAATGAGATAGTGGCTATTAAAATCTTGAAGAACCATCCCTCTTATGCTCGACAAGGTCAAATAGAA GTGAGCATCCTCAGCAGGCTGAGCACAGAGAACGCCGACGAGTTCAACTTTGTCCGCTCATACGAGTGTTTCCAGCACAAGAACCACACGTGCCTTGTGTTTGAGATGCTGGAGCAGAACCTCTACGACTTTCTGAAGCACAGCAAGTTCAGCCCCCTGCTGCTCAAGTGTATTCGGCCTATCCTGCAGCAGGTTGCCACAGCGCTGATGAAGCTGAAAAGCCTGGGGCTGATCCACGCCGACCTGAAGCCTGAAAACATTATGCTGGTGGATCCCTTGAGGCAGCCGTACAGAGTGAAGGTCATCGATTTTGGCTCCGCCAGCCACGTGTCCAAAGCAGTTTGCTCCACCTACTTGCAGTCTAGATACTACAG AGCTCCAGAGATCATTCTGGGCCTTCCTTTCTGTGAAGCGATTGACATGTGGTCTTTGGGATGTGTCATTGCCGAACTGTTTTTGGGATGGCCCCTCTATCCTGGTGCCTCAGAGTATGACCAg ATACGTTACATTTCCCAGACCCAGGGCCTTCCAGCAGAGTACCTGCTGAGTGCAGGAACCAAGACCAGCCGCTTTTTCAACAGAGGCCCTGACTCGAGCTATCCCCTCTGGAGACTGAAA ACACCCTCAGAGCACGAGGCAGAGATGGGGATCAAGTCAAAGGAGGCAAGAAAATACATCTTCAACTGTCTCGATGATATGATGCAG GTGAACATGACAAACCTGGAGGGGACGGACATCTTGGCAGAGAAGGCGGACCGGCGGGAGTTCATAGACCTGCTGAAGAAGATGCTGACATTAGACGCAGACAAACGGATCACGCCCATGAAGACTCTGAACCACCCCTTCGTTACCATGACACATCTGCTGCACTTCCCTCACAGCTCACA tgTGAAGTCCTGCTTCCAAAATATGGATATATGCAAACGCAGGTGCAGCGCATTTGAGAATGGAAAAAACATGTTTGCCAGCAACAGTACCCCGAGTGCAGCCACCAACCTCACTGTCACCTTTAGTAGCCAACTAAACCAGCACAATCAG ATGGCCTCTACAGGAGGTCAGTCCCTGTCCCTCAGCAGTAACGTCCCGTTGTTGAACTACCAGCCTGGCCTCTACCAGCAGGCCACCATAAATATCCCTGGCCTGACCCAGCAGGGCGTGCCCCTGCAGACCAGACCCACCCAGCTCTGCGCCCAGACTGAGCCCTTCCAGCAAACGCTCATAGTTTGCCCCCCCACCATCCAGG GCCTTCAAACATCCAATAAGCCCTCTGGTTATCCGGTGAGGATGGACAACTCTGTACCCTTGGTTCCGCAGAACCAGTCGTCCCAGTCTCTTCACATCCAGCCCGGCATGCTGGCACAG GCCTCCTTCGACCCCCTGCTGGTAGGCAGCCTGTACGCCTCAGTGGCGGGAATGCCGCATTTAGGCTCGGTCCAGCTGCCAGTTGGCTGTAGGGGTGGAAGCCTCTACAGCTTTCTGGATGAGAATGCCGCCATGCTG cagGGCTGGCCAGCAGGCACGCAGCAGATACTCATCCCTTCCACATGGCAGCAGATGCCAGGCATGGCCATCCACAACCCCGGGCAGACCGTCGTGCCTGACTCACCTATGGGAGCCCCTGTCTCTGACAGTCAACAAGCTTCTGGCTGGAG gggtCGTCATGGCAGCCAGTACGATGGGGTCAGCCAGCAGGACTCTGGTGTTGGCCGTCACGCTGCCTCCCAAAACCACAACTCAGGGGCTGCTCACTCAAGAGCCCAACAGGGCAAGAGGTCAAAGGCTCGACATGCCGAGAGCAGAGCCAG gCCTGTGTCATCGGTGCATTCAACCACCACTGTGGTCCACAACACTTCTACTTTTGCTGGTGACCAGTCTCAGCCCATCGTCATCTCTGACACGCCAAGTCCTGCCGTCAGCATCATCACCATCCACAGCGACTCggaggatgaggatgacagGAAGTTCCCTGCTGCTTG CTCTGGAACGAGCCAGAGGACCAACGTGATCAGCTGTGTGACAGTTCACGACTCCCATGACTCTGACTCCTCCACCAGCAGCCCCCTCAGCCCCAAGACCACCTCACAGCCCACCAAGTCTCTGGCCATTATCATGCCCTCTGTGAAGAGCCAGCCTGGAGAGAGCACAACCCACaaagctccagcagctccag ATCAAGCTACAAGTGGCTCTGGGAAGTCGAAGAAGGGGTCGACTCAGCAGTCGAGTCGGCCTGGAGATTCCAACACCGATCGCCATCAACGGGCCGCATCCAGCAGATCTCAGCCTCTTAACCTGAGCCAG GTACAGCAGGCTGTGATGTCATCGTCCCATGACCAAACAGGAAGCAGTAGTTCCCTGAGGCGGCAGCCCACGTACCCGCCTCCTGTCTCCTCCCACTCATCCTACCGGCTTCATGAGAACGCCCTCTTCAGCTCGACCCCCAACCTGTACGCCTACCCAGCATCTGCCGCCCTGGCATCCGTGTCCCAGGCCGTGGACCAGATGCAGGGTGGCTCGTCCCGCCACAGCAGAGCGAGCGGGGCGTACTCTTCCCTGGCGCTGCTCCAGAAGAACGGCAGCTTAGCCCTGGGAGCGTCTGCTCCGGGACAGTACGGCAACCACACCCACCAccatcagcaacagcagcagcagcagcagcagcagcagcagctgggagGGCAGCCTTTCCACCGCTCCAGCGCTGCTTACCAACGAAAGCTCAACCAGTATCCCTACCTGTAA
- the hipk1a gene encoding homeodomain-interacting protein kinase 1 isoform X2: MSDRRRCVQASNTDMASQLQVFSSPSVSSSAYSRSKRLKVENPAWDVSNQLGDNSYYQQSPTQGAAPSTSGSNFNPVYNPNQVHPPTAGSREQTVVRAADSTGSLRGPPSSSSSSSSSRRVKDAESSSQPCDLYHKQYSLKRKSEEVDSSDSVQILEELSAPVVSNRTGGGGGTTTAQSIAHSTSTTKSSNSHSEGDYQLVQHEILCSMSNSYEVLEFLGRGTFGQVAKCWKRGTNEIVAIKILKNHPSYARQGQIEVSILSRLSTENADEFNFVRSYECFQHKNHTCLVFEMLEQNLYDFLKHSKFSPLLLKCIRPILQQVATALMKLKSLGLIHADLKPENIMLVDPLRQPYRVKVIDFGSASHVSKAVCSTYLQSRYYRAPEIILGLPFCEAIDMWSLGCVIAELFLGWPLYPGASEYDQIRYISQTQGLPAEYLLSAGTKTSRFFNRGPDSSYPLWRLKTPSEHEAEMGIKSKEARKYIFNCLDDMMQVNMTNLEGTDILAEKADRREFIDLLKKMLTLDADKRITPMKTLNHPFVTMTHLLHFPHSSHVKSCFQNMDICKRRCSAFENGKNMFASNSTPSAATNLTVTFSSQLNQHNQMASTGGQSLSLSSNVPLLNYQPGLYQQATINIPGLTQQGVPLQTRPTQLCAQTEPFQQTLIVCPPTIQGLQTSNKPSGYPVRMDNSVPLVPQNQSSQSLHIQPGMLAQQGWPAGTQQILIPSTWQQMPGMAIHNPGQTVVPDSPMGAPVSDSQQASGWRGRHGSQYDGVSQQDSGVGRHAASQNHNSGAAHSRAQQGKRSKARHAESRARPVSSVHSTTTVVHNTSTFAGDQSQPIVISDTPSPAVSIITIHSDSEDEDDRKFPAACSGTSQRTNVISCVTVHDSHDSDSSTSSPLSPKTTSQPTKSLAIIMPSVKSQPGESTTHKAPAAPDQATSGSGKSKKGSTQQSSRPGDSNTDRHQRAASSRSQPLNLSQVQQAVMSSSHDQTGSSSSLRRQPTYPPPVSSHSSYRLHENALFSSTPNLYAYPASAALASVSQAVDQMQGGSSRHSRASGAYSSLALLQKNGSLALGASAPGQYGNHTHHHQQQQQQQQQQQQLGGQPFHRSSAAYQRKLNQYPYL; encoded by the exons ATGTCAGATCGGCGACGGTGTGTTCAGGCATCAAATACAG ACATGGCGTCTCAGCTCCAGGtgttctcctctccctctgtgtcctccaGTGCCTACTCTCGTTCAAAGAGGCTCAAAGTAGAGAACCCTGCCTGGGATGTGTCCAACCAGCTGGGAGACAACAGTTACTATCAGCAGAGTCCCACCCAGGGAGCTGCACCCTCCACGTCCGGCTCCAACTTCAACCCAGTGTACAACCCCAACCAGGTGCATCCGCCAACTGCAGGCTCCCGGGAGCAGACAGTGGTGCGGGCAGCAGACAGCACAGGTAGCCTCCGCggacctccctcctcctcctcgtcctcctcctctagCCGTCGTGTCAAGGATGCAGAGTCTTCCTCCCAGCCGTGCGACCTCTACCACAAGCAGTACAGCTTGAAGCGGAAAAGCGAGGAGGTGGACAGCAGCGACAGCGTCCAGATACTGGAGGAGCTCTCGGCTCCTGTGGTCTCAAACCGTAcgggtggtggaggggggacCACCACAGCTCAGTCCATAGCACATTCCACTTCTACTACGAAGAGCAGCAACTCCCACAGTGAGGGCGACTACCAGCTGGTCCAGCATGAGATTCTGTGCTCGATGTCCAACAGCTACGAGGTGCTCGAGTTCCTGGGACGCGGTACCTTCGGCCAGGTGGCAAAATGCTGGAAGCGCGGCACAAATGAGATAGTGGCTATTAAAATCTTGAAGAACCATCCCTCTTATGCTCGACAAGGTCAAATAGAA GTGAGCATCCTCAGCAGGCTGAGCACAGAGAACGCCGACGAGTTCAACTTTGTCCGCTCATACGAGTGTTTCCAGCACAAGAACCACACGTGCCTTGTGTTTGAGATGCTGGAGCAGAACCTCTACGACTTTCTGAAGCACAGCAAGTTCAGCCCCCTGCTGCTCAAGTGTATTCGGCCTATCCTGCAGCAGGTTGCCACAGCGCTGATGAAGCTGAAAAGCCTGGGGCTGATCCACGCCGACCTGAAGCCTGAAAACATTATGCTGGTGGATCCCTTGAGGCAGCCGTACAGAGTGAAGGTCATCGATTTTGGCTCCGCCAGCCACGTGTCCAAAGCAGTTTGCTCCACCTACTTGCAGTCTAGATACTACAG AGCTCCAGAGATCATTCTGGGCCTTCCTTTCTGTGAAGCGATTGACATGTGGTCTTTGGGATGTGTCATTGCCGAACTGTTTTTGGGATGGCCCCTCTATCCTGGTGCCTCAGAGTATGACCAg ATACGTTACATTTCCCAGACCCAGGGCCTTCCAGCAGAGTACCTGCTGAGTGCAGGAACCAAGACCAGCCGCTTTTTCAACAGAGGCCCTGACTCGAGCTATCCCCTCTGGAGACTGAAA ACACCCTCAGAGCACGAGGCAGAGATGGGGATCAAGTCAAAGGAGGCAAGAAAATACATCTTCAACTGTCTCGATGATATGATGCAG GTGAACATGACAAACCTGGAGGGGACGGACATCTTGGCAGAGAAGGCGGACCGGCGGGAGTTCATAGACCTGCTGAAGAAGATGCTGACATTAGACGCAGACAAACGGATCACGCCCATGAAGACTCTGAACCACCCCTTCGTTACCATGACACATCTGCTGCACTTCCCTCACAGCTCACA tgTGAAGTCCTGCTTCCAAAATATGGATATATGCAAACGCAGGTGCAGCGCATTTGAGAATGGAAAAAACATGTTTGCCAGCAACAGTACCCCGAGTGCAGCCACCAACCTCACTGTCACCTTTAGTAGCCAACTAAACCAGCACAATCAG ATGGCCTCTACAGGAGGTCAGTCCCTGTCCCTCAGCAGTAACGTCCCGTTGTTGAACTACCAGCCTGGCCTCTACCAGCAGGCCACCATAAATATCCCTGGCCTGACCCAGCAGGGCGTGCCCCTGCAGACCAGACCCACCCAGCTCTGCGCCCAGACTGAGCCCTTCCAGCAAACGCTCATAGTTTGCCCCCCCACCATCCAGG GCCTTCAAACATCCAATAAGCCCTCTGGTTATCCGGTGAGGATGGACAACTCTGTACCCTTGGTTCCGCAGAACCAGTCGTCCCAGTCTCTTCACATCCAGCCCGGCATGCTGGCACAG cagGGCTGGCCAGCAGGCACGCAGCAGATACTCATCCCTTCCACATGGCAGCAGATGCCAGGCATGGCCATCCACAACCCCGGGCAGACCGTCGTGCCTGACTCACCTATGGGAGCCCCTGTCTCTGACAGTCAACAAGCTTCTGGCTGGAG gggtCGTCATGGCAGCCAGTACGATGGGGTCAGCCAGCAGGACTCTGGTGTTGGCCGTCACGCTGCCTCCCAAAACCACAACTCAGGGGCTGCTCACTCAAGAGCCCAACAGGGCAAGAGGTCAAAGGCTCGACATGCCGAGAGCAGAGCCAG gCCTGTGTCATCGGTGCATTCAACCACCACTGTGGTCCACAACACTTCTACTTTTGCTGGTGACCAGTCTCAGCCCATCGTCATCTCTGACACGCCAAGTCCTGCCGTCAGCATCATCACCATCCACAGCGACTCggaggatgaggatgacagGAAGTTCCCTGCTGCTTG CTCTGGAACGAGCCAGAGGACCAACGTGATCAGCTGTGTGACAGTTCACGACTCCCATGACTCTGACTCCTCCACCAGCAGCCCCCTCAGCCCCAAGACCACCTCACAGCCCACCAAGTCTCTGGCCATTATCATGCCCTCTGTGAAGAGCCAGCCTGGAGAGAGCACAACCCACaaagctccagcagctccag ATCAAGCTACAAGTGGCTCTGGGAAGTCGAAGAAGGGGTCGACTCAGCAGTCGAGTCGGCCTGGAGATTCCAACACCGATCGCCATCAACGGGCCGCATCCAGCAGATCTCAGCCTCTTAACCTGAGCCAG GTACAGCAGGCTGTGATGTCATCGTCCCATGACCAAACAGGAAGCAGTAGTTCCCTGAGGCGGCAGCCCACGTACCCGCCTCCTGTCTCCTCCCACTCATCCTACCGGCTTCATGAGAACGCCCTCTTCAGCTCGACCCCCAACCTGTACGCCTACCCAGCATCTGCCGCCCTGGCATCCGTGTCCCAGGCCGTGGACCAGATGCAGGGTGGCTCGTCCCGCCACAGCAGAGCGAGCGGGGCGTACTCTTCCCTGGCGCTGCTCCAGAAGAACGGCAGCTTAGCCCTGGGAGCGTCTGCTCCGGGACAGTACGGCAACCACACCCACCAccatcagcaacagcagcagcagcagcagcagcagcagcagctgggagGGCAGCCTTTCCACCGCTCCAGCGCTGCTTACCAACGAAAGCTCAACCAGTATCCCTACCTGTAA